From Selenomonas ruminantium AC2024, a single genomic window includes:
- a CDS encoding glycosyltransferase — MEESTLENWEKIFDICFSQDEENKKLYYKNGNCVQSEGVWIELDEPLDLGTYFNCFSLGKWMDYTNLERLAVHMEVSGRAKIEIYSIEKKSELLLSIEETSGYFMHELDIDVLKQKRVEIIGIRVKAVQLETCLRNGGYYGIFSHTYPVRIGINICTFKREKYVKRNLAVLKQLIEKNKNFSVTIVDNGQSLQGISGENIQVFPNRNFGGSGGFTRGMMEQVNQGVNTHILMMDDDVVIEPTALERVYKVYQHIKEERRQQMLGGAMLSIDNPTCQFENTAYWNGIRMISNGREFDLTDKRRLYDNEHFPKKSNTYAAWWFCCIPMEVVKKNGYPLPLFIKGDDMEYSIRNHQEIMHMNGVGVWHEVAAKKINPTINCFNDRNMMILNHYAEECNRWTFIASAFARLFRRIICLDSVGVKNFELALRDYSGGFEEIARIGADVKLAKVNNYHSDKSMICSLMTTIKIIFQQFFKYNALHQKYIGFRQEKLSNQIFWRNYLGLK; from the coding sequence ATGGAAGAAAGTACTTTAGAAAACTGGGAAAAGATATTTGATATCTGCTTTTCTCAAGATGAGGAAAACAAAAAACTATATTACAAAAATGGTAATTGTGTTCAAAGTGAAGGCGTGTGGATAGAACTAGATGAACCGCTTGATCTTGGGACTTACTTTAATTGCTTTTCATTAGGCAAGTGGATGGATTATACCAACCTGGAAAGATTAGCCGTTCACATGGAAGTGTCTGGTAGAGCCAAAATAGAGATTTACTCAATTGAAAAGAAAAGTGAATTGTTGTTGAGTATTGAGGAAACCTCGGGATATTTCATGCATGAGCTGGATATTGATGTACTGAAACAAAAGAGAGTAGAAATCATAGGCATCAGGGTAAAAGCAGTCCAGCTTGAGACTTGTTTGCGAAACGGCGGCTATTATGGAATCTTTTCACATACTTATCCAGTTAGAATTGGAATAAATATTTGCACTTTTAAACGGGAAAAGTATGTTAAGCGTAACTTGGCAGTATTGAAGCAACTGATTGAAAAGAATAAAAACTTTAGTGTTACTATTGTTGATAATGGGCAATCATTGCAAGGAATATCCGGGGAAAATATTCAAGTCTTTCCTAATCGAAATTTTGGTGGTTCTGGTGGATTTACTCGCGGTATGATGGAGCAGGTCAATCAAGGTGTTAATACGCATATCTTGATGATGGATGATGACGTTGTGATTGAACCGACTGCATTGGAGCGCGTTTACAAGGTTTATCAGCATATCAAGGAAGAACGGCGTCAGCAGATGCTTGGTGGTGCTATGCTGAGCATTGATAATCCAACTTGCCAGTTCGAAAATACAGCCTACTGGAATGGTATAAGGATGATATCAAATGGCAGAGAATTTGATCTGACAGATAAACGTCGACTATATGATAATGAACATTTTCCCAAAAAGTCCAATACATATGCTGCCTGGTGGTTCTGTTGCATTCCTATGGAGGTAGTAAAGAAAAATGGCTACCCCCTGCCTCTTTTTATCAAAGGGGATGATATGGAGTATAGCATACGCAATCATCAGGAAATAATGCATATGAACGGTGTTGGCGTATGGCATGAGGTCGCAGCAAAAAAAATAAATCCGACTATTAACTGCTTTAACGACAGGAATATGATGATTTTGAATCATTATGCTGAAGAGTGTAATCGTTGGACGTTTATAGCCTCGGCCTTTGCACGGCTGTTTCGTCGTATTATTTGTCTGGATAGTGTCGGCGTGAAGAATTTTGAACTGGCATTACGTGACTATAGTGGCGGTTTCGAAGAAATTGCGAGAATAGGTGCTGATGTAAAACTTGCTAAAGTGAACAATTATCATTCTGATAAAAGTATGATTTGTTCATTAATGACCACAATTAAGATTATATTTCAACAGTTCTTTAAATATAATGCGCTACATCAAAAATACATTGGATTTCGTCAAGAAAAATTATCTAATCAAATATTTTGGCGAAATTACCTTGGGTTGAAATGA
- a CDS encoding HAD-IA family hydrolase: MKDMPLLSIVIPAYGTEHTLPKCLDSVLGCSYQNLQVIVVDDKSPDNVAAVTKRYIGNDGRVQLVQHDENKGLYHARLTGAKYAKGKYIAFLDSDDHVSVDFYRRLIERAEETGSDITFGEIYLEYEGEESPYGYYNLSHTRTIDIDMNGEDAAKLFFEQAGRDFSLHVVWNKVYRRDLWEICVPYFEMQKKHLIMCEDVVYSSILWHFANHVSNIHGDFVYYLQSNQSSTALDGKIDKYRKNISDVKHVFGLLTSVFDDKLHADNELKSIKSWENLLLRIWKEQVSNSNLEIKEKNELLAFLQDGYDVPLGDISASDKYFYSIETRQKDIPQEILKQQIRSETIDVVSFDVFDTLVYRPFWEPKDLFYLLGIYVNQLLEIADTADFMTIRVEAESVARDKKWLNNPADEEITLDEIYEVVQNYLGVSDEIIKKIKQYEIDLEIKYCQPRKYAKEIFDFALALGKKVIIVSDMYLPQEVIEKILTSCGYSGYSHIFVSSRVHLTKARGTLYAKVCKTINVKPERILHMGDNYDSDVEQARKAGLHSYHFPKAVERFADVYPGWYGGEGFKKVYEEPFCLRCGGQYHWYFGLRTMLSQAANDIFDNPYLVVHPDTDFNADPKFFGYYALGMHLFALGNWLHQSVRDNKYSQINFMARDGYLPMKAYEIIEYVYKNNLSPGYLHLTRSTILPLQLHKRQDLFSLEKNIIIYAQTPEKIFKLLKPVMKPDIYEARKSLMSKMNIDGEQRFSSAQDFYKFLEKFGNYLFDENIARSYHEKVGKALEKYFVGNVATFDVGYSCRIESILKNTFGFKITPHYIHINNDLPLLRAEKNKMKVNCFYSYSPGVTGILRELFISKMEPSCKFININDDGSVELEFKDYNPSYIERYVMTCIQNSALRYVYDMVRIFKEDIYHLHCQREDTSLPLEYLQAMAKLTDRQMFAGIPFEDDMGVGRAFSTLDHWNKQIENVTPKTSGFMYDLTLPWLKKDWQRKICLYFINRDYLKTVVKQEMREYPRILSVIKSLYKSVRLVYRRICK, translated from the coding sequence ATGAAAGATATGCCGTTGTTATCAATAGTCATACCCGCTTATGGGACAGAGCATACATTGCCCAAGTGCTTGGATAGTGTTTTGGGATGTTCATATCAGAATCTGCAAGTGATAGTAGTGGATGATAAATCTCCGGATAACGTTGCAGCTGTTACTAAAAGATATATTGGCAACGATGGAAGAGTTCAGTTGGTGCAGCATGATGAAAATAAGGGCCTTTATCATGCTCGATTGACAGGAGCAAAATATGCAAAAGGGAAATATATTGCTTTCTTGGACAGTGATGATCATGTTTCAGTAGATTTTTACAGACGATTAATAGAACGGGCTGAAGAGACTGGCTCCGATATTACTTTTGGAGAAATTTACCTGGAATATGAAGGTGAAGAAAGTCCTTATGGCTATTATAATCTTTCACATACACGCACTATAGATATAGATATGAATGGGGAAGATGCGGCAAAATTATTTTTTGAACAAGCAGGCAGAGATTTCTCACTTCATGTAGTTTGGAATAAAGTCTATAGGCGTGATTTATGGGAAATTTGTGTCCCTTATTTTGAGATGCAAAAAAAACATCTTATCATGTGTGAAGATGTTGTATATTCATCTATTCTATGGCACTTTGCCAATCATGTATCAAATATTCACGGAGACTTCGTTTATTACTTGCAATCTAATCAAAGCTCCACAGCTTTGGATGGGAAGATTGATAAATACAGGAAAAATATTTCTGATGTAAAACATGTATTTGGACTTTTGACATCAGTATTCGATGATAAGTTACATGCTGATAATGAATTGAAAAGCATTAAATCTTGGGAGAATTTACTTCTTAGAATATGGAAGGAACAGGTGAGCAACTCTAATCTGGAAATAAAAGAAAAGAATGAGTTGCTGGCTTTTTTGCAGGATGGATATGATGTGCCGTTAGGGGATATATCAGCGTCAGATAAATATTTTTATTCTATTGAAACACGTCAAAAAGATATTCCTCAAGAAATTTTAAAGCAGCAGATAAGGTCAGAGACCATTGATGTTGTCAGTTTTGATGTTTTTGATACACTTGTGTATCGTCCTTTTTGGGAACCTAAAGATCTTTTTTACTTGCTTGGGATTTATGTGAACCAGTTATTGGAAATAGCTGATACCGCGGATTTTATGACAATACGTGTCGAGGCAGAAAGTGTAGCTAGAGACAAGAAATGGCTAAATAATCCAGCGGATGAAGAAATAACACTTGATGAAATATATGAGGTGGTACAGAACTATCTTGGAGTCTCCGATGAAATAATTAAGAAAATTAAGCAGTATGAGATAGATCTTGAAATCAAATATTGTCAACCTAGGAAATATGCAAAAGAAATTTTTGATTTTGCATTAGCGCTTGGCAAGAAGGTTATTATTGTCTCAGATATGTATTTGCCTCAAGAAGTGATAGAAAAAATCTTAACTAGCTGTGGGTATTCTGGCTATTCACATATATTTGTATCGAGTAGAGTGCATTTAACCAAGGCTAGAGGTACTTTGTATGCAAAAGTTTGCAAAACTATAAATGTAAAACCTGAGCGTATATTACATATGGGGGATAATTATGATTCTGACGTGGAGCAGGCACGTAAGGCTGGCCTGCACTCATACCATTTTCCTAAAGCTGTAGAGCGTTTCGCAGATGTATATCCTGGATGGTATGGTGGAGAGGGCTTCAAAAAAGTATATGAGGAACCTTTTTGTCTGCGGTGTGGAGGGCAGTATCATTGGTATTTTGGCTTGCGAACTATGCTGTCACAGGCTGCCAATGATATCTTTGATAATCCATACTTAGTAGTTCATCCAGATACAGATTTTAATGCTGACCCCAAATTCTTTGGGTATTATGCATTGGGAATGCATTTGTTTGCGTTAGGCAATTGGTTGCATCAGTCTGTACGAGATAATAAATATTCTCAGATTAATTTCATGGCTAGAGACGGTTATTTACCTATGAAGGCTTACGAAATTATTGAGTATGTGTATAAAAATAATCTTTCGCCAGGTTATTTACATCTTACGCGATCGACTATACTACCTTTGCAGTTACATAAGCGTCAAGATTTGTTTAGTCTTGAAAAAAATATCATTATTTACGCGCAAACTCCAGAAAAAATATTTAAATTATTAAAGCCAGTTATGAAACCTGATATATATGAGGCACGAAAGTCACTCATGAGTAAGATGAATATAGATGGGGAACAACGGTTTTCATCTGCACAGGACTTCTATAAATTCTTAGAAAAATTTGGTAACTATCTTTTTGATGAGAATATAGCTAGATCCTATCATGAAAAAGTTGGCAAGGCGTTAGAAAAGTATTTCGTTGGAAATGTAGCAACCTTTGATGTTGGCTACAGTTGTCGAATTGAATCTATTTTAAAGAACACTTTTGGTTTTAAAATTACGCCACATTACATTCACATTAACAATGATTTGCCTTTACTTCGTGCTGAAAAGAACAAAATGAAAGTCAATTGTTTTTACTCGTATTCACCAGGCGTTACTGGTATTTTGCGAGAATTATTTATCAGTAAAATGGAGCCATCCTGCAAATTTATTAATATAAATGATGATGGAAGTGTGGAACTGGAATTTAAAGACTATAATCCTAGTTATATTGAAAGATATGTGATGACATGTATTCAAAATTCCGCTTTGCGCTATGTGTATGATATGGTGAGGATTTTCAAAGAGGATATATATCATTTACATTGTCAGAGAGAAGATACGAGCTTGCCTTTGGAGTACCTTCAAGCGATGGCTAAACTTACAGACAGGCAAATGTTTGCCGGCATACCTTTTGAGGATGACATGGGGGTGGGAAGAGCGTTCAGTACATTGGATCACTGGAATAAACAAATAGAGAATGTAACACCTAAAACTTCTGGTTTTATGTATGACTTGACTTTGCCATGGTTAAAAAAAGATTGGCAGAGAAAGATATGTCTTTATTTTATAAATAGAGATTATCTGAAGACTGTGGTAAAGCAAGAGATGAGAGAGTATCCAAGGATATTATCTGTGATAAAAAGTTTATATAAATCAGTGAGATTGGTATATCGTAGAATCTGTAAATAA